The sequence TTTCGGACATTTTCTTTCAGTCAAAAGCCACAGTTTTTGCACTGTATTGATAGTCATGAATCTCGGAGTAAACATAAATGCCAGGAGGATAATAGATATATTTTAAGATGTCCAACCGAGGAGCCTaggataattttgtttttcatttggtATTTGCTTTTATTCTGCCAATTTGCGTGATCCAAAGAAGTTATAcatatttcttttctgtttATGATTTGATGTATGCATCTTGCACTGGTTGGCAAATGCAATTTTGTGGTTTTATGGTTAGATCAAAACGTAATACTAggtgattttggttttttggttaAATAGAATTCATTATTTCTGTATGTATTGGTGTATATCAGAATGGGATGGAGGGAGGAACGAGCAGTCtaatttttttggtggtaaTTTTTAgggaaattcataaaaaattatctgATGCTGAATCCCGCTTGGGGAAATTACATATAAGCATTGGGTAGACATATGAGGAGGTATAAAGTACATGTGCATGAGGCTGAGAGTGAAATGAACACTAAagctttaatataataaaagccATTCTGtattccaaacataaaatatgcCAGTTCTTGTTCATGTTGATGGTAAACTTGGATTGGTTTTtgactttgttttatttgattGTTGTGTGGTTTATCCGTTATATGCCATCAAAACACacgttttattataaaataagaattttgatcttattatatttaattaaggaaCATAATGTTGTGTTGGCTCAGATTAAATAACAAGTATGCACAGAGCAAAAGACGTAAAATGCgacaattttcaatttcattggAGCTGATGTACGCAAATGCCTTAACCTCTTGACCATAAAGATAATGCctttaaattatgaaatttgtACCCAAAAAATGGAAAGATAAATCATTAAATTTCTATTCGAAACAAGTGATAAAATTGTACTTCCAAAGTAAAACATGAAATTTcgttttataatatttacattAAACTTTCACGAAAGATTCAAAATGAGCATGTCAAATTGTTTAAAGGATTCCactttgagaaaaataataataataaaaagaaatggaTGACCTATCAAACTGATTTATGCAATTTGTCTTAAAGTACAAGACTTGGTATTCATCCGTGACCCATGTTTTTAGACATTCTTCTACTCTGAATCTGAATTTCCACCTTATGGAACACATTAGACAATTTACTGAACTGCTTTAGACAGcaaaaatagaataattttgCCAATTTGGCATTTGCTATTTATACTACAACAATAATACAATCAATCTATACATACAGCAACAAATTAATAGTACGTCAGGTCACACAATACATGCACTGGAATGAAAACAGATAGGAAAACCAAAAAGTATTTCTTCAGCTTTAATTTATCCAGGTTGAAACTCTAACCAGAGGTATATCCCCCCATTCCAAGCTCATTTCATTTCCATTCTGTCCTTCAATCTTTACTCTGTAAGAAGTCTCTTCTCTCAACATTTCTTTGGCTTCCATCAAACTCTCTTTGCTCAGCCTCCAACCCTCCAATCCAAACCCTGCCTGAAGATGGAAACCTTCTTTAATCTCCTTCCACTTCTGGTACCAAGCCTGAGATGAGATGTAAGGCCAGATAAACAGACACTCCATGGCCATTCTTGCTTCTGCAAGACGGATCGGGAAACTCGATTCCATTGATTCTAACAGGGCTTGGTAATGTTCCAGACAACCATTAAAGAAAGGACTGAAACTTGAGCAATTGCTCAGTTTCTCACAAGGATCTCCATCACCTAAGATTATAATGCCCCTGTAACTGCTCTTGCAGTTTGCTGAATTAGATAGCAAATCTTTAGCTACTCGTAGAAACTCCATCACATGCTTTCTACTTCTCACCCTTCTCATGTGTGGAAGCTCAGCCATACAATTAAAGGCCAAGAATTCTCTACCTCCACCTCTCTTCTTTGTCCTCTTTATTTCATTCACCAAATCCTCAATTCTCACCTCTTTCACCTCCAACTTTAGTCCAAAAGTTTTGGCATGGTCAAGGAGTTTTCTTTTTGTCTCCTCAAACCCCCATTGCTGAGGAGCGAAATCAGCTTCTTCCTCATCCATCTTGATAGATGTCAGCTTCAGTCCTTTTTGTCTCTGTGCAGCAGCCTCAATCATCTGAGCCCATTGAAGGCCTTCTAAGTCGAAGTCAATTATATGAATCGTCTCTGCATCGCCAGGCAAAGCTTCAAGTATCGCTGAATTTGCTGTGAAATAAGCAAACTTTTCATAGGGGAAGATCTGGTTGAATGCCTTGTATGCATCATCAAAGTTCTTGAGTGATGCTTGCTTTAGATAGTTCCCTTGTTCCTCAGCTTCTTTGGATAAGTTGAAAGCAAGACGCTCAAAGGCCTCGCCGAGTGGACTGACTTTGTCACTGATGCATCTTAGTAGTACCTCAGCAAGCTCTCTCTGGTTCTTCTCCATGG comes from Ziziphus jujuba cultivar Dongzao chromosome 6, ASM3175591v1 and encodes:
- the LOC107431053 gene encoding protein NODULATION SIGNALING PATHWAY 2, with protein sequence MMQPELVQPSSWPLYNVADSPFDNLGQYYNLTMDSHDDDFEFSSLYTTIESYSELSQNPFSSMFSGEPVQIAVCDDPLKGMSPMEDLSLSGEIEGIWEESVGSFPSHQFSNSIEINDLWSPSSSMKSESRTDVTSIQRSLTLPGENMEIENELSVKHLLQAYGEAMEKNQRELAEVLLRCISDKVSPLGEAFERLAFNLSKEAEEQGNYLKQASLKNFDDAYKAFNQIFPYEKFAYFTANSAILEALPGDAETIHIIDFDLEGLQWAQMIEAAAQRQKGLKLTSIKMDEEEADFAPQQWGFEETKRKLLDHAKTFGLKLEVKEVRIEDLVNEIKRTKKRGGGREFLAFNCMAELPHMRRVRSRKHVMEFLRVAKDLLSNSANCKSSYRGIIILGDGDPCEKLSNCSSFSPFFNGCLEHYQALLESMESSFPIRLAEARMAMECLFIWPYISSQAWYQKWKEIKEGFHLQAGFGLEGWRLSKESLMEAKEMLREETSYRVKIEGQNGNEMSLEWGDIPLVRVSTWIN